Within Sorangiineae bacterium MSr11367, the genomic segment ACGGCGTCCCGTCGGCATCGCGCCCCGTGCGCGCGTAGTGGCCCGTGGCGACCCCGCGCGCACCGAGGCGATCGGCGATGGCGAACAGCTCGGCGAGCTTCACCTCGCGGTTGCACGTCGTGCAGGGGCTGGGCGTCTCGCCGGCGACGTAGGCATCGACGAATGGCGCCACGACCTCCTTGGCGAAGAGATCGCGCCGGTCGAAGGTGTAGTGCGGAAAGCCCAGCGCGTCCGCCGTGCGGCGTGCGTCGTACTGGTCTTCCGGTGCGCAGCAGCGCCCGTGGCCGCCCGGGGCGTCCAACTCGTCGGGGTAGTCCCAGAGGTGCAACGTCACGCCGACCACTTCGTGTCCGGCATCGTGCAGCCGCGCCGCGGCCACGGCGGAATCGACCCCACCGCTCATGGCCACCACGATGCGCTCGCGCTTCATGCGCGTGCGTATAGCATTGGTCAATCCTTAATGCCGGTCCGTTTCAATTCGCGGGAGATGGCCTCGATGGCCCGGGCGTGCAGCCGGCTCGCCCACGACTTCGACAGGCCAATTTCCTGCGCCGCCTGCTCGAAGGTGACCCCGTCGAAGTAGTGCCGCTCGAGCAAGGTGCGCTCGTTCTCGGGCCGTTTTGCGATGGCGGCGCGGACTCGGTTCATGAGTTCGGCGTGGGCGAACTCCTCCTCGGGCGATTCGGTGTCCGGGTGGATGATCTCGTCCAGCCCGTGCGTCTGCGGCGAGAGAAACGCCGCCGCCATGGCCAGCGCCATGCTCGACAGGGCCTCGCCCAATTTCTCATCGGCCGCCTCGGGACTGGGCGGCGGGGTGGCGGCCAGTTCCTCGGCCACGACCTCCTGCACGCGATCGGCCGCTTCCAACGCGCGGAGCTTGCGGTACACGCGCCGCGGAAGCGAACCGTGGGAACGGGCGCCGTCGATCATCGCGCCGCGGATGCGCAGGCTGGCCCAGCGCAAAAACGGGATCCCCCGCTCACGGTCGAACGTGCGGGCCGAGTCGAGCAGGCCTTCGCGGCCGATGGCCTCGAGGTCGTCGACGCTCAAGCTGGCGCCGAGGTGTTGGTGCATCTGACGCGCCAGGCTCGTGACCAGCGAGATACCCTCGAGGACGCGCTCGTGAACCTCAGGAGAATCGGCGGCCGCCTTGGTTGGCGGTGTGGGCGCTTTCGGGGCGGGGCTCGAGGACATCAGATGGGAGACCATCTTAGTTCCGCGCAACAGCTGTCAAGAGTCTCGCAGAGGCTCAGCAGGAATGGGAGTTTAGCTAGGAACTTGACCTCCGACGTACTAGGCTCTCCGCCCTTCTTCGATGTGCAGCGCACATGCACCCGAGGAATGGACCCTTTTCCTAGGGAAGAGTCGCGTTTTGCCTCCGATTGACCCACAAGAACCGTCGCTGGGCGCCTGGCGCGTGTGGCTCGAGGCGTTGGCCAGCGATGCGGAAGCCGCTTGGGCGGCCGCCCTCACCTACGGGGAGTTGCCCCGCGCCGTCCGGCAGGATTGGCTCGACGCGCTCGATGCGGACCTTCCGACCCTCGGCGTGCCCAAGGTGGCGGTTTACGCGCCGCTGCTCGCGGTGGAGGCCGACGAGGAGCTGCGTCTTCGCATGGTGCACGCCATGGGACCGCTCGAGGGAAAATCGGCATGGCAAGCGTGGCGCGCGGACTCGGCGCAGGCGGGCGCCCCCGAGGGGACGATGATCCTGGTGCTGGTGCGTTCGCTTTACCTGCACTTCGTCGAGCTCTTGGTCTGCACCGTGGCCCCCGATGACGTGCTCGTGTCCGCGGTGCACGAGCCGCTTTCCGATGGGCGCGCGTTCGAGGCGGGCCAGTCCGTGGACGGTGAACCCTTCGCCGCGGGGGAGTTGCAGCCCGTTCCCCT encodes:
- a CDS encoding sigma-70 family RNA polymerase sigma factor: MSSSPAPKAPTPPTKAAADSPEVHERVLEGISLVTSLARQMHQHLGASLSVDDLEAIGREGLLDSARTFDRERGIPFLRWASLRIRGAMIDGARSHGSLPRRVYRKLRALEAADRVQEVVAEELAATPPPSPEAADEKLGEALSSMALAMAAAFLSPQTHGLDEIIHPDTESPEEEFAHAELMNRVRAAIAKRPENERTLLERHYFDGVTFEQAAQEIGLSKSWASRLHARAIEAISRELKRTGIKD